In Anaeromicrobium sediminis, the genomic window TCATAGACCTAATTATTTCTAAAGAATGATTTACTTGTTCAAAATATTTTATTTCGTTACGAGTTTCCTCTAGTTGGTTAATAATTTCTCTCTTAGCTGTTTTAGACTTATTGTATTTTTTAAAATATCTTTGAGCATTTTGAGAAGGTGATAATTTTTTATCTAAATCAATAGTTATATATTCTTCATCTGGGTTATAATAGTTTAAAAGATGAACCTTTGCTTCACCTTCCTTGATTTGATATAAGTTTGCCGTAATGAGTTCACCATAGATTTTATATTTTTCCGAATCTATAGCAGTATTAAATTCCCTATTTAATTTTTTTTCCTTCTTAACGAGTTTGCTTAAATTAGTACTTACAATTTTTCTTATGTTACTAGACTTTTGCTTTAACCTATCTAATATATCCTTTTGGGAATAAAAATACTCTAACATATTGCTTATACTATGTAGTTTATCTACCCTATAAAATTGTTCATCTATGAACTGGGGAATCACATTAAAATCTATAATTTCATTTTCAAGAAAAGATTTTATAATATAAGGTATGAAATTGTGCTCCTTAATAATTGACTCAAGTTTAATAAGTGATTTTGTTAACATATTCAGTTCTTCATCACTTAAGTCAGTAACATTCATGTTATAATCTAAATTAGCCATATGGCATATACCCCTAGCAGAACTAGGACTTATTCCCTGAAAATGGGTATAGATATATTTAAACAAGGGTAAATCTAACTGCTCATTTTCCCTATGAATTTCTATATGAGAATCATTTAGAAGGTTAGCCTTATTTTGAGAAGGAGGAAAAATATATTCTCTTCCAGGTAAAACTTCCCTATATCTGTTTATATCAGATGGGATTCTCTTGATACTGTCTATTATTATGTTGGTTTCCTTATCGATTAAGATAATATTGCTGTGTTTACCCATAATTTCTATTATAAGTCTCTTAATTTTCATGACTCCTAGTTCGTCATAAGATTCAAAATCTATATATATGATTCTTTCCATGTCCTTTTGACTAATATGAACGATCTTACTACCTTGTAAATGCTTTCTCATAAGCATACAAAACATAGGTGGAGATTTTGGGTTTTCCTTTTGTACATTAGTAAAATGTAATCGGGGATATTTACTTGTAGCAGATATTAATAATTTATATTTATTTTTAAAAGCTCTTATATTAAGAATTATTTCATCTGCTTCTGGTTGATACACTTTATCTATCTTTGAATTTATTAAAGCAGATTTTAATTCGCTACATATTGCAGAAATTGTAATACCATCAAAGGGCATAATGTAACCTCCATATTCATAATTTATCCATAAAGTATAACATTTTTTAAAAAATATTAAAAGATTGTATATGAAACTCCTATTATTAAAAAAATATATTAATAATAGAATATAACGATTTTTTTATGTATAATTAGTTTGAAGAAAATTATAGCAAATATACCTTATATTTTAAAGGTAAAAATGATATAATGTAGTATTGTGAGAAGGATTTTACAAGTACCTTATGGAAGGATGAATAAACTATGATTAAAAGTATGACCGGATTTGGAAGAGGTGAAAATGCAGATAATAAAAGGCAATTCACTGTTGAGATAAAAACTGTAAATCACAGATATAATGATATTGTAATTAGAATGCCTAAAAAGTTAAATTATCTAGAAGAGAATATAAAGAAATTGGTAAAGGAAAAAATTAATAGAGGTAGAGTAGAAATATATGTATCTCTTGAAAATGTTGGACAATCAGAAGTAAATATAAGTTTAAATAGAGAGTTAGCAGCAGAGTATATAGACGTATTAAAGACTCTATCAAAAGAATTTCAGATAGTAGATGATATTTCAGCTACTTTTGTATCTAAATTTCCAGAGGTTGTTAAGATCGAAGATAAGGAAGAAGATCAAGAAGAAATTTGGAATTGTTTAAAAGTGAGTGTAATGGGTGCATTAGAACAATTAGTGAATATGAGACTAGAAGAAGGACAAAAATTAGCTTTAGATATTGAAAAAAGATGTTATAATATTGACAATGTAGTTGAAGAAATAAAATTACGTTCACCAAAAATCGTGGAAGAACACAGAGAAAAATTAAGACAAAGGATAGAAGACATGCTAGGTGATAGCTATGAAATAGATGATCAGAGGTTAGCTGTTGAAGTGGCATATATGGCAGATAAAAGTAATATAACTGAAGAAATTGTAAGGTTGAAAAGTCATATAGACCAATTGAATAATTCACTAAAATCAACTGGCTCTATA contains:
- a CDS encoding Rqc2 family fibronectin-binding protein — its product is MPFDGITISAICSELKSALINSKIDKVYQPEADEIILNIRAFKNKYKLLISATSKYPRLHFTNVQKENPKSPPMFCMLMRKHLQGSKIVHISQKDMERIIYIDFESYDELGVMKIKRLIIEIMGKHSNIILIDKETNIIIDSIKRIPSDINRYREVLPGREYIFPPSQNKANLLNDSHIEIHRENEQLDLPLFKYIYTHFQGISPSSARGICHMANLDYNMNVTDLSDEELNMLTKSLIKLESIIKEHNFIPYIIKSFLENEIIDFNVIPQFIDEQFYRVDKLHSISNMLEYFYSQKDILDRLKQKSSNIRKIVSTNLSKLVKKEKKLNREFNTAIDSEKYKIYGELITANLYQIKEGEAKVHLLNYYNPDEEYITIDLDKKLSPSQNAQRYFKKYNKSKTAKREIINQLEETRNEIKYFEQVNHSLEIIRSMNELEELRLELIEEGYLKKRNIPKKKKERKMEFVNFLSSDGFTIYVGKNNKQNDYLTLKFSSKKDLWFHTKDIPGSHVIISTKGQEVPESTIKEAAELAAFHSKGKLSSQVPVDYTLIKNVKKPSGAKLGMVIYDDYNTMYVTPRKDLYEILEKNKETSHS
- a CDS encoding YicC/YloC family endoribonuclease, whose amino-acid sequence is MIKSMTGFGRGENADNKRQFTVEIKTVNHRYNDIVIRMPKKLNYLEENIKKLVKEKINRGRVEIYVSLENVGQSEVNISLNRELAAEYIDVLKTLSKEFQIVDDISATFVSKFPEVVKIEDKEEDQEEIWNCLKVSVMGALEQLVNMRLEEGQKLALDIEKRCYNIDNVVEEIKLRSPKIVEEHREKLRQRIEDMLGDSYEIDDQRLAVEVAYMADKSNITEEIVRLKSHIDQLNNSLKSTGSIGRKLDFLIQEMNREINTIGSKTNDLEVTNYVVDVKSELEKIREQVQNIE